A DNA window from Amycolatopsis sp. DSM 110486 contains the following coding sequences:
- a CDS encoding alpha/beta fold hydrolase gives MALRKVTLGALSFDVSDTGPEEAPAVLLLHGFPQSYRCWDGVAQRLNSQGYRTIAPNQRGYSAGARPLSVSDYGVPALVADALGILDSLGVAQAHIAGHDWGGVLAWHLAVQHPERTRSLVAVSMPHPAAWEWARENDPDQQHSSRYLAEFRREGEIDQVIAAGGRLRALMVPPLSDEQFAPHQALMSGGAATPALNWYRAMGSFRALGPSTVPTTYLWSTADTALGRAGAERCRRHVAGPYRFVELEGITHWVPETAPDAVAREILSAAEST, from the coding sequence ATGGCACTCAGAAAAGTCACCCTCGGCGCGCTCTCGTTCGACGTCTCCGACACCGGACCCGAAGAAGCCCCGGCCGTTTTGCTGCTGCACGGCTTCCCCCAGAGCTACCGCTGCTGGGACGGGGTCGCCCAGCGGCTCAACTCGCAGGGATACCGCACGATCGCACCGAACCAGCGTGGTTACTCGGCGGGCGCGCGTCCGCTGTCGGTGTCCGACTACGGGGTCCCGGCCTTGGTGGCCGACGCGCTCGGTATCCTCGATTCCCTCGGTGTGGCGCAAGCGCACATCGCAGGACACGACTGGGGCGGGGTCCTGGCTTGGCACCTCGCCGTGCAGCACCCCGAGCGCACCCGATCACTCGTGGCCGTGTCGATGCCGCACCCGGCCGCATGGGAGTGGGCCCGGGAAAACGATCCCGATCAGCAGCACAGCTCGCGCTACCTCGCCGAATTCAGGCGTGAGGGCGAGATCGACCAGGTGATCGCGGCCGGCGGCAGGCTGCGCGCGCTCATGGTGCCACCGCTGTCCGACGAACAGTTCGCCCCGCACCAGGCACTCATGTCCGGCGGCGCCGCCACCCCCGCCCTCAACTGGTACCGGGCGATGGGCAGCTTCCGGGCGCTGGGCCCGTCGACGGTCCCGACCACGTACCTGTGGAGCACCGCCGACACGGCCCTGGGCCGCGCCGGCGCCGAACGCTGCCGCCGGCACGTCGCCGGGCCCTACCGGTTCGTCGAACTCGAGGGGATCACGCACTGGGTCCCGGAAACGGCACCGGACGCGGTCGCGCGGGAAATTCTCTCCGCCGCTGAGTCGACCTGA
- a CDS encoding CoA transferase subunit A, whose translation MNKVVDTTADALAAVADGQTIALGGFGLCGTPAALLEALLDSGATDLHLITNNCGPDTSAVTELLRARRVSHITASYIGDNTVFLSQYLRGSLSVDLVPQGTLAEKLRAGGAGIPAFYTPTGVGTAVAEGGIPLRYGTAGVVAEYSTARRVERVGGRECLLEHSLTADLALIRAEVADTQGNLRFRASARNFNPLCAMAARVAVVEVVRVVDAGTIGADDVHLPGVFVSRVLPVGARMHKPIERLRVAHPRVAEEGKRAS comes from the coding sequence ATGAACAAAGTCGTTGACACCACCGCGGACGCACTCGCCGCGGTCGCCGACGGGCAGACGATCGCCCTCGGCGGGTTCGGGCTGTGCGGAACGCCCGCGGCTCTGCTCGAGGCGCTGCTGGACTCGGGAGCCACCGACCTGCACCTCATCACGAACAACTGCGGCCCGGACACTTCAGCGGTCACCGAGCTGCTCCGGGCGAGGCGGGTTTCCCACATCACGGCCTCCTACATCGGCGACAACACGGTGTTCCTGAGCCAATACCTGCGGGGATCGCTCAGCGTGGACCTCGTCCCGCAAGGAACGCTGGCCGAGAAGCTGCGCGCCGGCGGTGCGGGGATCCCGGCGTTCTACACGCCGACCGGAGTCGGCACGGCCGTGGCCGAAGGCGGCATTCCGCTGCGCTACGGCACTGCCGGAGTGGTGGCCGAATACTCCACGGCCCGCCGGGTCGAGCGGGTCGGTGGCCGGGAATGCCTGCTCGAGCACAGTCTCACCGCCGATCTCGCCCTGATCCGGGCCGAGGTCGCGGACACTCAGGGCAATCTTCGCTTCCGCGCTTCGGCGCGCAACTTCAATCCGCTGTGCGCGATGGCGGCCCGGGTCGCAGTCGTCGAGGTGGTGCGGGTGGTGGACGCGGGCACTATCGGCGCCGACGACGTTCATCTGCCCGGCGTGTTCGTTTCGCGGGTGCTGCCCGTCGGCGCGCGGATGCACAAACCGATCGAACGGCTGCGGGTCGCGCATCCGCGAGTCGCCGAGGAAGGGAAACGTGCGTCATGA
- a CDS encoding FAD-binding and (Fe-S)-binding domain-containing protein, with the protein MTVTEHAATTGGEADLLDLLAAATGDPGRVGQRLTDRLAHAHDASHFMLTPRAVVSASSAAEVGRLFAAAGSAGVPLGFRSGGTSLSGQGGTDGVLVDTRRHFRDIEVLDDGARVRVGPGATIRQVNARLARSGRKLGPDPASEVACTVGGVVANNSSGMACGTWANSYATLESIVLVLPSGTVVDTGEADADRRLRAAEPELHAGLCRLRDRVRGDATLRKRVEQQFSMKNTMGYGLNSLLDHTEPADILAHLAVGSEGTLAFIASVVLRTVPLHGHARTGLLVFDDLAGATGALPALVATGPATIELLDATSIRVGQRDAQATAVLRDLAVDRHAALLVEYQAGTADEVDELAAEAGAVLSALPTTAPVVLSADPATRAGHWHVRKGLYAMIAGARPAGTTALLEDIVVPVPELLPTCESLTGLFDRHGYRDSVIFGHAKDGNIHFMLTERLGDGRPLDRFAAFTDDMVDLVLGHGGSLKAEHGTGRMMAPFVRRQYGDELYEVMREIKRLCDPRGLLNPGVLIAEDPAGHLRNLKASPQVEEEVDRCVECGFCEPVCPSRDLTTTPRQRIVLRREIERAREAGDTAALAQLRAEYEYDAVQTCAADGMCQTACPVTINTGDLMKRLRAEEAGRATSAIWAGAARHWDGATRAAATALTTAARLPERLVLGANELARKAGGTDSVPLWSPELPSGGRRRTESVTGNADAVLFASCTGTMFGGAEPGAAEALRTLCERAGIRLTTPDGPASLCCGTPWKSKGMDRGYDEMSRRVLPALWAATGSGRIPVIGDASSCTEGLRHMIEHGPERFREIRVLDAVEFVRDEVLGRLTISAPVAAVALHPTCSATRMGLSGALREVTAAVAGSVTVPDEWGCCGFAGDRGLLHPELTASATARQARELSAAGPFDAHVSCNRTCELGMTRATGQRYEHVLELVERATRPAEGKL; encoded by the coding sequence ATGACCGTCACCGAGCACGCCGCCACCACCGGCGGCGAAGCCGACCTGCTCGACCTGCTGGCCGCCGCGACCGGGGACCCGGGGAGGGTGGGGCAGCGGCTGACCGACCGGCTGGCCCACGCGCACGACGCGTCGCACTTCATGTTGACGCCGCGGGCGGTGGTGAGTGCGAGCAGCGCGGCCGAGGTCGGGAGATTGTTCGCCGCCGCGGGGTCGGCCGGGGTGCCGCTGGGGTTCCGGTCCGGGGGGACGAGCCTGTCCGGGCAGGGCGGCACGGACGGCGTGCTCGTCGACACCCGGCGCCACTTTCGCGACATCGAGGTGCTCGACGACGGGGCTCGCGTGCGAGTCGGGCCCGGGGCCACGATCCGGCAGGTGAACGCGCGCCTCGCGCGGTCGGGCCGCAAGCTCGGGCCCGACCCGGCGAGCGAGGTCGCGTGCACCGTCGGGGGCGTGGTCGCGAACAACTCCAGCGGCATGGCGTGCGGCACCTGGGCCAACAGCTACGCGACGCTCGAGTCGATCGTGCTCGTCCTGCCGTCCGGCACGGTCGTCGACACCGGCGAAGCCGATGCGGACCGCCGCCTGCGCGCCGCCGAGCCCGAGCTGCACGCCGGCCTGTGCCGGCTGCGGGACCGGGTGCGAGGTGACGCGACGCTGCGCAAGCGGGTCGAGCAGCAGTTCTCGATGAAGAACACCATGGGTTACGGCCTCAATTCGCTGCTCGACCACACCGAGCCGGCGGACATCCTGGCCCACTTGGCGGTCGGCAGCGAGGGGACGCTGGCGTTCATCGCCTCGGTGGTGCTGCGCACGGTGCCGTTGCACGGGCACGCGCGCACCGGCCTGCTCGTCTTCGACGACCTCGCCGGGGCCACCGGAGCGTTGCCGGCGCTGGTCGCCACCGGGCCGGCGACGATCGAGCTCCTCGACGCGACCTCGATCCGCGTGGGCCAGCGCGACGCCCAGGCGACCGCGGTGCTGCGCGACCTCGCGGTCGACCGGCATGCGGCGTTGCTCGTCGAGTACCAGGCCGGCACCGCCGACGAGGTGGACGAGCTGGCCGCCGAAGCCGGTGCGGTCCTGTCGGCGCTGCCGACCACCGCGCCGGTGGTGCTGTCCGCGGACCCGGCGACCAGGGCCGGCCACTGGCACGTCCGCAAGGGCCTGTACGCCATGATCGCCGGGGCCCGGCCGGCCGGCACCACGGCGCTGCTGGAGGACATCGTCGTGCCGGTGCCCGAACTGCTGCCGACGTGCGAGTCGCTCACGGGCCTGTTCGACCGCCACGGCTACCGCGACAGCGTGATCTTCGGCCACGCCAAGGACGGCAACATCCACTTCATGCTCACCGAGCGGCTCGGCGACGGCCGGCCGCTCGATCGGTTCGCGGCCTTCACCGACGACATGGTCGACCTCGTGCTGGGCCACGGCGGCTCGCTCAAGGCCGAGCACGGCACCGGCCGGATGATGGCCCCGTTCGTGCGCCGCCAGTACGGCGACGAGCTCTACGAGGTCATGCGCGAGATCAAGCGCCTGTGCGACCCCCGGGGCCTGCTCAACCCGGGTGTGCTCATCGCCGAGGACCCGGCCGGGCACCTGCGTAACCTCAAGGCTTCGCCGCAGGTCGAGGAAGAAGTCGACCGCTGCGTGGAATGCGGCTTCTGCGAACCCGTCTGCCCGAGCCGCGACCTGACCACCACGCCGCGCCAGCGCATCGTGCTGCGCCGGGAAATCGAGCGCGCCCGCGAAGCCGGGGACACGGCCGCGCTCGCGCAGCTGCGGGCCGAGTACGAGTACGACGCCGTGCAGACCTGCGCCGCCGACGGGATGTGCCAGACCGCCTGCCCGGTGACGATCAACACCGGGGACCTGATGAAACGGCTCCGGGCCGAAGAGGCCGGACGGGCCACGTCGGCGATCTGGGCCGGCGCCGCGCGGCATTGGGACGGCGCGACGCGGGCGGCCGCGACCGCGCTCACCACCGCCGCCAGGCTGCCGGAGCGCCTGGTTCTCGGCGCGAACGAGCTGGCCCGCAAGGCCGGGGGCACCGACTCGGTCCCGCTGTGGTCGCCCGAGCTCCCGAGTGGCGGCCGGCGCCGCACCGAGTCCGTGACCGGGAACGCCGACGCGGTGCTGTTCGCCTCGTGCACGGGCACCATGTTCGGCGGCGCGGAGCCCGGAGCCGCGGAGGCGCTGCGGACCCTGTGCGAGCGCGCCGGGATCCGCCTCACGACCCCGGACGGGCCGGCTTCGTTGTGCTGCGGCACCCCGTGGAAGTCCAAGGGCATGGACCGGGGATACGACGAGATGTCGCGGCGCGTGCTCCCCGCGTTGTGGGCCGCCACGGGGAGCGGCCGGATCCCGGTGATCGGCGACGCGTCCTCGTGCACCGAGGGCCTGCGGCACATGATCGAGCACGGGCCGGAGCGGTTCCGGGAGATCCGGGTTCTCGACGCCGTCGAGTTCGTGCGCGACGAGGTGCTCGGCCGCCTCACGATCAGCGCCCCGGTAGCTGCCGTGGCCCTGCATCCGACGTGCTCGGCCACGCGGATGGGGCTCTCAGGCGCGCTGCGCGAGGTCACCGCAGCCGTGGCCGGCAGCGTGACCGTGCCCGACGAGTGGGGGTGCTGCGGCTTCGCCGGCGACCGCGGTCTGCTGCACCCCGAGCTGACGGCGTCGGCCACCGCGCGCCAGGCCCGGGAGCTCTCCGCCGCCGGTCCCTTCGACGCCCACGTCTCCTGCAACCGCACGTGCGAACTCGGCATGACCAGGGCGACCGGGCAACGCTACGAACACGTCCTGGAGCTCGTCGAACGGGCCACCAGGCCCGCGGAGGGAAAACTCTGA
- a CDS encoding 3-oxoacid CoA-transferase subunit B has protein sequence MTWSREQIAARAAAELRDGQHVNLGIGIPTLIADHVRDRPIVLHSENGILGLGGHPAPGREDPDLINAGKETVTTVNGASFFDSATSFAMIRGGHIDVAVLGAMQVSVAGDLANWTDGGSVVKGIGGAMDLASGAEKVLAVMTHRTRDGNLKLVRRCGLPLTARGCVTTVIADIGVLDVRGDHFAVRELAPGVSIDGELAALLRPATGQFLPR, from the coding sequence ATGACGTGGTCCCGTGAGCAGATCGCCGCCCGCGCCGCTGCCGAGCTGCGCGACGGCCAGCACGTCAACCTCGGCATCGGCATCCCGACGCTGATCGCCGACCACGTCCGGGACCGGCCCATCGTGCTGCACTCCGAGAACGGAATCCTGGGCCTGGGCGGCCACCCGGCCCCGGGGCGAGAAGACCCGGATCTGATCAACGCCGGGAAGGAGACCGTGACCACGGTGAACGGTGCCTCGTTCTTCGACTCGGCCACTTCCTTCGCCATGATCCGCGGCGGGCACATCGACGTCGCGGTGCTCGGGGCCATGCAAGTCTCGGTGGCGGGCGACCTGGCGAACTGGACCGACGGCGGCTCGGTCGTCAAGGGCATCGGCGGCGCGATGGATCTCGCCAGTGGAGCCGAGAAGGTGCTCGCGGTGATGACCCACCGCACCCGCGACGGCAACTTGAAACTCGTCCGCCGCTGCGGCCTCCCGCTGACCGCACGCGGCTGCGTCACGACGGTCATCGCGGACATCGGCGTTCTCGACGTCCGGGGCGATCACTTCGCCGTGCGAGAACTCGCGCCGGGAGTGTCGATCGACGGCGAACTGGCGGCGCTGCTGCGTCCCGCTACCGGGCAATTCCTTCCCCGGTAG
- a CDS encoding TraR/DksA C4-type zinc finger protein, whose amino-acid sequence MDERAAMKLIERAHAETSRRASALARRWDEIVAASEFTSGDDEHDPEGATIAFERAQVQALLRQAQDELAELGQAAERVLAGVYEVCERCGGPISEGRLAALPATRICIACANRM is encoded by the coding sequence ATGGATGAGCGCGCCGCGATGAAGCTGATCGAGAGGGCGCACGCCGAGACCTCGCGACGGGCCTCGGCGCTGGCGCGGCGGTGGGACGAGATCGTGGCGGCTTCGGAGTTCACCAGTGGCGATGACGAACACGACCCGGAAGGCGCCACCATCGCCTTCGAGCGGGCGCAGGTCCAGGCACTGCTGCGGCAAGCCCAAGACGAGCTCGCGGAGCTCGGACAAGCCGCCGAGCGGGTGCTCGCCGGCGTCTACGAGGTCTGTGAACGCTGCGGCGGCCCGATCTCCGAAGGCCGGCTCGCCGCCCTGCCGGCGACGCGGATCTGCATCGCCTGCGCGAACCGAATGTGA
- a CDS encoding FAD-dependent monooxygenase translates to MTEMNTVSGDKVPVLIVGGAYTGLSTALGLAWRGVRSLLVERRPTTATLPKAWGLNMRTTELLRNVPGVDASLTAAEITGKLVQHRAGASLVASEVVESDTEQILALRRRVTSTSPQVLPQSTIEKTLREQAERLGADLRYGTELVSWTQDEDGVTATLRDVASAQEGTVHAEYLVAADGHASPIREQLGVPLDGGGQVGHIYVVTFEADLPQYTKDKQPFVVTVRGQGMSIIFDGNVLTLWVDYFPEKGESDADFTEDRCVERVRRAVGVPDLDCRIVNRRSFALNHHLARQFKVGRVILAGDAAHSCPPVGGQGGSLALQDGYELAWRLALVTGGQAGPGLLDAWEVERRPIVNITLEREVELLKIAEGRVLATSDPSQPIPTAKEMLGFRYHSSTVRTEREDDLSLQEDPMNPSGFPGTRAPHVRLRRDRTELSTQELFGPGFALLTDPEGTSWLGAADKVSESLGLDIASHTIGAELVDTEDAWHSRYGINPGGAVLVRPDGVIAWRSKTAAGDPEHELDEALTAVLAR, encoded by the coding sequence ATGACCGAAATGAACACTGTGTCGGGCGACAAGGTCCCGGTTCTCATCGTCGGCGGCGCGTACACCGGACTCAGCACCGCGCTGGGACTGGCGTGGCGCGGCGTGCGATCGCTGCTGGTCGAGCGCCGGCCCACGACCGCCACGCTGCCGAAAGCGTGGGGTCTCAACATGCGGACGACGGAGCTGCTGAGGAACGTCCCGGGGGTCGACGCTTCGCTCACTGCCGCGGAGATCACCGGCAAGCTGGTCCAGCACAGGGCCGGGGCGAGCCTCGTCGCGTCGGAGGTGGTGGAGTCGGACACCGAGCAGATCCTCGCCCTGCGGCGCCGCGTGACGTCGACGTCGCCCCAAGTGCTTCCGCAGTCCACCATCGAAAAAACGCTGCGAGAGCAGGCGGAGCGGCTCGGTGCCGATCTGCGGTACGGAACCGAGTTGGTCTCGTGGACGCAGGACGAGGACGGCGTCACCGCCACCCTTCGCGACGTGGCTTCAGCGCAGGAAGGCACTGTGCACGCCGAATATCTCGTCGCCGCGGACGGTCACGCCAGCCCGATCCGCGAGCAGCTCGGTGTCCCCCTCGACGGGGGCGGGCAAGTCGGCCACATCTACGTGGTCACCTTCGAAGCCGATCTGCCGCAGTACACAAAGGACAAGCAGCCGTTCGTCGTGACGGTGCGCGGTCAGGGCATGAGCATCATCTTCGACGGCAACGTTCTGACGCTGTGGGTCGACTACTTCCCGGAAAAGGGTGAGAGCGACGCCGACTTCACGGAAGACCGGTGCGTCGAGCGGGTGCGCCGGGCGGTGGGCGTTCCCGATCTGGACTGCCGGATCGTCAACCGGCGTTCCTTCGCGCTCAACCACCACCTCGCCCGGCAGTTCAAGGTCGGCCGGGTCATCCTCGCGGGCGATGCCGCGCACTCGTGTCCGCCGGTCGGAGGCCAGGGCGGGAGTCTCGCGCTGCAGGACGGGTACGAGCTCGCGTGGCGGCTGGCCCTGGTGACCGGCGGCCAGGCCGGGCCTGGGCTGCTGGACGCCTGGGAGGTCGAACGCCGGCCGATCGTCAACATCACTCTCGAACGCGAGGTCGAGCTGCTGAAGATCGCCGAGGGTCGGGTGCTCGCGACGAGCGACCCGTCGCAACCGATTCCCACGGCGAAGGAGATGCTCGGCTTCCGGTACCACTCGAGCACCGTCCGCACGGAACGGGAGGACGATCTCAGCCTGCAGGAAGATCCCATGAACCCGTCCGGGTTCCCGGGTACCCGCGCGCCCCACGTCCGGCTGCGGCGGGACCGGACCGAGCTGTCCACGCAGGAACTGTTCGGACCGGGGTTCGCGCTGCTCACGGATCCGGAGGGCACCAGCTGGCTCGGCGCCGCGGACAAGGTGTCGGAGAGCCTCGGCCTCGACATCGCCTCGCACACGATCGGCGCCGAGCTGGTCGACACCGAGGACGCGTGGCACTCGCGGTACGGGATCAACCCCGGCGGCGCGGTGCTCGTCCGGCCCGACGGGGTCATCGCGTGGCGCAGCAAGACGGCCGCCGGCGATCCGGAACACGAGCTCGACGAGGCGCTCACCGCGGTTCTCGCCCGCTGA
- a CDS encoding UGSC family (seleno)protein codes for MSAVIADIGNDEKAGAARYLVGTLGLVDPTATPRTVETAGAAAQRLASLAGAHGVLLDNTKGNAGPLLRHVGNLLEKKYGVQPMDMARKLVYSRPADPSLLDELSQDYDFVVTGVGACGSCTSGCVRDTVELEARGIPTATIHTQVFMNSAVAHSAAFGRPDLRFVEVEHPIAAVSDDELQRRALALVDSVAAVLIGDAA; via the coding sequence ATGTCTGCTGTCATCGCCGACATCGGAAACGACGAGAAGGCCGGCGCGGCCCGGTACCTGGTCGGAACGCTCGGCCTGGTCGATCCGACCGCTACCCCCCGCACCGTCGAGACCGCCGGTGCCGCCGCGCAGCGCCTGGCTTCGCTCGCCGGCGCCCACGGTGTGCTGCTGGACAACACGAAGGGCAACGCCGGACCGCTGCTGCGCCACGTCGGCAACCTGCTCGAGAAGAAGTACGGGGTGCAGCCGATGGACATGGCTCGCAAGCTCGTCTACTCGCGCCCGGCCGATCCATCGCTGCTCGACGAGCTCTCCCAGGACTACGACTTCGTGGTCACCGGGGTCGGTGCGTGCGGGTCGTGCACGTCCGGTTGCGTGCGGGACACAGTCGAACTCGAAGCCCGCGGGATTCCCACCGCCACCATCCACACCCAGGTCTTCATGAACTCCGCGGTCGCGCACAGCGCCGCGTTCGGGCGTCCGGACCTGCGGTTCGTGGAGGTCGAGCACCCGATCGCCGCCGTCAGCGACGACGAGTTGCAGCGCCGCGCCCTCGCCCTGGTGGACTCGGTCGCCGCGGTCCTGATCGGAGACGCGGCATGA
- a CDS encoding TetR/AcrR family transcriptional regulator, giving the protein MSLRDIKMERTRESIADVAFTLFEAKGFTATTVGEIAAEAEVGSRTVYRYFPTKEELVLSGFKKVFDTALADLRECPAETPIPDVLSVVLESVVQSNLELPKQLRGAYEIITTTPSVRAHFAQSIRAWEADLRREVADRLGGQSADVIAGLAVAQTAAVFILAFEDWYASGGRADLRKLTRTALELLRAEKVPVPARME; this is encoded by the coding sequence ATGTCGCTGCGCGACATCAAGATGGAGCGAACCCGCGAGTCGATCGCCGACGTCGCCTTCACCCTGTTCGAGGCAAAAGGCTTCACCGCAACGACAGTGGGTGAAATCGCCGCCGAGGCCGAGGTGGGCAGCCGCACCGTGTACCGCTACTTCCCCACGAAAGAGGAACTGGTCCTCAGCGGTTTCAAGAAGGTCTTCGACACCGCCTTGGCCGACCTCCGCGAGTGCCCGGCGGAAACGCCGATCCCGGACGTCCTGAGCGTCGTCCTCGAAAGCGTCGTGCAGTCCAACCTCGAACTGCCGAAGCAGCTCCGAGGCGCATACGAGATCATCACCACCACGCCGTCCGTCCGGGCGCATTTCGCCCAGTCCATCCGGGCCTGGGAAGCGGATCTCCGTCGCGAGGTCGCCGATCGCCTCGGCGGCCAGTCGGCCGACGTCATCGCCGGACTCGCCGTCGCGCAGACCGCCGCCGTGTTCATCCTGGCGTTCGAGGACTGGTACGCGAGCGGCGGCCGGGCCGATCTGCGCAAGCTCACCCGCACGGCGCTGGAGCTCTTGCGCGCGGAGAAGGTGCCCGTCCCCGCGCGCATGGAGTGA
- a CDS encoding MFS transporter, translated as MAARPAMTRVHKRIVWTVAAVLFFEFADLNTFSYAAPALKRFAGYSLDDVAMVTSAGFLGMFCGAVLAGRVSDRIGRRRTLTWATALFSVFSLLTAAATGVWVMAGLRFCTGVGLSAMTVCAINFLSETMPAAHRGRAQSTTLAVGLAGIPAIAFLARGVVPLGADGWRIVFVVGGLGLLAVPALARLPESPRWLLYTGRNAEAREVMTKLGDPHLTLAEDTARRRDTSLEALAALAGRGLRRRTAVMLATWILAMLGFYAFAAWVPALLAEHGLSLTTSLTFSAITTIGAVPGALLARAVSDRFSRKWTMAATSTVIAAFGIAYGFSSGPAGIVVFGLLVSLLSQTFVALIYTYTPEVFPMHARAFGCGVSYGAGRLANVVGPMLIPAIYTAWGYTAVFVAVAVCWVGAGAIVAVFGPETTGASLESVAPLESVPDAQSPHRG; from the coding sequence GTGGCCGCCCGTCCCGCCATGACCCGCGTGCACAAAAGAATTGTCTGGACGGTCGCCGCCGTCTTGTTCTTCGAGTTCGCGGACCTGAATACGTTCTCTTACGCTGCTCCCGCGTTGAAGAGATTCGCCGGGTACAGCCTGGACGATGTCGCCATGGTGACCTCGGCGGGGTTTCTCGGAATGTTCTGCGGTGCGGTCCTCGCCGGCCGGGTGAGTGACCGGATCGGCCGCCGCCGCACGCTCACCTGGGCCACCGCGCTGTTCTCGGTGTTCTCCCTCCTGACCGCCGCGGCGACGGGCGTGTGGGTCATGGCCGGACTGCGCTTCTGCACGGGGGTGGGGCTGTCGGCGATGACGGTGTGCGCGATCAACTTCCTCAGCGAGACGATGCCCGCGGCCCATCGGGGCCGGGCCCAGTCCACGACGCTGGCCGTCGGCCTGGCCGGCATTCCGGCCATCGCTTTCCTGGCCCGTGGCGTGGTTCCGCTCGGTGCCGACGGCTGGCGCATCGTGTTCGTCGTCGGCGGTTTGGGTCTGCTGGCGGTGCCGGCGCTGGCACGGCTGCCCGAATCGCCGCGCTGGCTGCTGTACACCGGTCGCAACGCCGAAGCACGTGAGGTCATGACGAAGCTGGGCGATCCGCACCTCACCCTGGCCGAGGACACCGCAAGGCGTCGCGACACGAGTCTCGAGGCGCTCGCCGCGCTGGCGGGGCGGGGGCTGCGTCGCCGCACAGCGGTGATGCTCGCGACCTGGATCTTGGCGATGCTGGGGTTTTATGCCTTCGCAGCGTGGGTTCCGGCACTGCTGGCCGAGCACGGCTTGTCGCTGACCACCTCGTTGACGTTCTCGGCGATCACCACCATCGGCGCGGTCCCCGGCGCCCTGCTGGCCCGAGCGGTGTCCGACCGGTTCTCTCGCAAATGGACGATGGCGGCCACCTCGACCGTGATCGCGGCGTTCGGAATCGCGTACGGATTCAGCTCGGGCCCGGCCGGGATCGTCGTGTTCGGCCTGCTGGTGTCCTTGCTCAGCCAGACCTTCGTGGCGTTGATCTACACCTACACCCCCGAGGTGTTCCCGATGCACGCGCGCGCCTTCGGCTGCGGGGTGTCCTACGGCGCCGGCCGGCTCGCCAACGTGGTCGGGCCGATGCTCATCCCCGCCATCTACACCGCCTGGGGCTACACCGCAGTGTTTGTCGCGGTCGCAGTGTGCTGGGTCGGCGCCGGCGCAATCGTCGCGGTGTTCGGACCCGAGACCACCGGTGCGTCGCTGGAGTCCGTTGCGCCGCTGGAGTCCGTGCCCGATGCTCAATCCCCACACCGAGGCTAG
- a CDS encoding LysR family transcriptional regulator, protein MNELPDSNPDAVLNTLCPMFVQFAAVAREGQVTKAAAALGVPQPTVTRHLARLENVLGVRLYTRAQGGMTLTADGEQFVKPVQQALAVLTTAIDDLQVRTAHERLRLGFLHTLGEQAVPLLLRRFAEGAPQIKFSLVQDSADQLLRLLREDQVELCLTSPLPALPDIEVARLGQQRLVLAVPATHVLAGESEVPLAAAASDDFVTLGVGNYMRQMAADLCRAAGFEPRIAFEAAGISTLRGLVAAGLGVAIVPAAPAPVPGLVEVPLTDAGAYREVGLAWRVDVELTEPAQRFRSFAVDEFSTALDESTGTSAWQDLTTRGEHDEQSR, encoded by the coding sequence ATGAATGAGCTGCCTGATTCGAATCCGGATGCAGTGTTGAATACCCTGTGCCCGATGTTCGTGCAATTTGCCGCGGTGGCGCGAGAGGGACAGGTCACCAAGGCCGCCGCGGCGCTGGGCGTGCCGCAGCCCACGGTCACCCGCCACTTGGCGCGGCTCGAGAATGTCCTCGGGGTCCGGCTGTACACCCGTGCTCAGGGTGGCATGACGCTGACGGCCGACGGGGAGCAGTTCGTGAAGCCTGTGCAGCAGGCCCTCGCGGTGCTGACCACCGCCATCGACGATCTGCAGGTCCGCACGGCCCACGAGCGACTTCGGCTGGGGTTCTTGCACACGCTGGGCGAGCAGGCGGTGCCGCTGTTGCTGCGCCGGTTCGCCGAAGGGGCACCGCAGATCAAGTTCTCCCTCGTGCAGGACAGCGCCGATCAGCTGCTGAGACTCTTGCGCGAAGACCAGGTCGAATTGTGCTTGACCTCCCCGCTGCCGGCCCTGCCTGACATCGAGGTCGCCCGGCTGGGTCAGCAGCGGCTGGTCCTGGCGGTACCGGCAACGCATGTGCTCGCCGGGGAGTCCGAAGTGCCGTTGGCCGCTGCGGCCAGCGATGATTTCGTGACCCTGGGCGTGGGCAACTACATGCGGCAGATGGCGGCAGACCTGTGCCGGGCGGCCGGGTTCGAACCGCGGATCGCGTTCGAGGCGGCCGGCATCAGCACCCTGCGGGGTCTGGTCGCAGCCGGACTGGGGGTGGCCATCGTGCCGGCTGCCCCGGCACCGGTCCCGGGCCTGGTCGAGGTCCCGCTCACCGACGCCGGCGCCTACCGCGAGGTCGGGCTGGCGTGGCGGGTCGATGTCGAGCTGACCGAACCGGCGCAGCGGTTCCGGAGTTTCGCCGTCGACGAGTTCTCCACCGCGCTCGACGAATCGACCGGCACCAGTGCCTGGCAGGACCTCACCACCCGGGGAGAACACGATGAACAAAGTCGTTGA